Within the Leptogranulimonas caecicola genome, the region ACGGCCATTCCCCTGGCGATCGCGATCTTTTCTATGATCCCGTCGGTTATGTCGCTCCTGTGGGGTGCCTATTATAGCTACGCCACCAATAGCGCCGCCCTCATCGCGACCTCGGTGGCAGGGCTCATCCAATCGGCCATGCTGCCCATGCTTTTGGCAAGCTACGTCGCCAATGTGATCAGCGTCGTCGCCATGCTTTTGGTCTACACTGCCGGCGCCCTCTGGATCCGCCAGTTCAACGTGCCTGTCTGGGGAAGCCCCTCCGATCCTGTGCCCCTGTCTTCCGGCTCCGATCCTGTGCCTACGGGTTTCTACAACCCCTATCCGCAGCCTCAGCCAGCATCGCAGCCTCAACCGTCTCCCGCAGCTCAGGCTGCTTCGCAGTCTCAGGCGCCTGTCTCGGCGGTCGCGCCTGGACAGCCTGCAGCTCCCGCAGAGCCCCAGCCTTCCCTTGCCGAGAAACCCGCGCCCCAGCCGCCTGTGGCAGAAGAGCAGGCGGCGATCGGGCCATCCTCCTCTCAGGCACAAGAGGCAACTCCCATCCAGCTGGTGTTGGACGATCAGCCGCAAACAGACGTCGAGGCGGACGTCCAAGAGCCAACCGTCGACTCCCATGACGGGCGAGAGGAAGAGGTAGGCGAGTTCGAGGACGCTCCCGAGTCTCCCATCCCCGGAATGGAGCGCCCCATTGCCGACGACGATGAGGGCGAGATAGTGACGCCCCTCATCGTGCACAAAGAGGATGAGGAGGAAGGCGGCGAACCCGAGGAGTAGCCAGGCCTCAGGGTTGCCAGCGCCTACAAGAGTCCTACAAGAGTATTAGTGCAGGCTGTCTTGCGTGCCAAAGAACTGTAGGGAAGGGCCGCTGCCAATGGCCCTTCTTTTTATGGATCCCGTGGAGCCTCATCTTGGATAACAGGAACTTCACAAGGCTTACCTAGGGTTTTGCCGGTTTGGTCAAAAAATGGCCAGCGGTGGGACAGAAATATGACAAAAGCCAGTGAAAGCCTTGGAGCCAGCGGCTGCGAGCCTGAGGGTGGTTCTTCTCGGCAGGTACCGTGTTGTGAGAATCATCCAATGATGTGTGTTAGCTGGGGAGACGGGTCTGCTGTGCTAATATCGAACACCGACCTTTCCTGCCTCGGGCGCAAACCTTCACGACCCGAGGCCATTTAGCCCGGAGGAGGTGAAATCATGAAGGCCTATGAGATTCTGTTCATCGTCGACCCCACCATCAATGAGGAGACCCGCGCTGGCGCCCTGAAGCGCATCGATAGCGCAATCACTGAGAATGGTGGCACCATCGACAACGTCGACAACTGGGGCAAGCGCAAGCTCGCCTATGAGATCGACAAGCTCACCGAGGGCGACTACACCCTCATCAACTTCCACGCAGACCCCACTCAGATCGCCGAGCTCGACCGTGTGTGCCGCATCACCGATGCCATCAAGCGTCACATGATCGTCCGTCGTCCCGACCACGAGTAATGACTGCAAAGTGACCCATCCGGATCACTCAAGGAGGCTGTTTCACCATGAGCATCAATCGAGTAACCATCACCGGCAATCTCACCCGCGACCCTGAGCTTCGCGCACTGCCTTCGGGGAGCAGCGTGTTGTCCTTTGGCGTGGCCGTGAATGATCGTTGGCGCAATCCGCAGACCCAGCAGTGGGAGGATCGCCCCAACTACATCGACTGCGTGATGTTTGGCAACCGGGCTCAGTCGCTGGCGAACATCCTCCACAGGGGGATGAAGGTGGCTATCGAAGGCAAGCTGCGCTGGAGCCAATGGCAAGACCGCGAGTCTGGCAAAAACCGCTCGAAGATCGAGGTGGTTGTCGACGAGGTCGAGTTCATGAGCTCTCGCGACCAGCAAGGCCAGCAGGGCCAACCAGGAGGCTATCCTCAGCAGGGCGGTTATGCTCAGCAAGCCCCGCAGATGGGTGCCCCTCAAAACCAGAGCTTCACCGCTTCTACCCCCGCGCCTGCCCCTGTCCAAGCACCGCCTGCTGGCGATGTCTACGACAAGGACATCCCGTTCTAATTATTCCGGCCTCCTGCCGGTATACGAAAGGTACTCAAAGACATGGCTACTGAATATCAGCGTCAGCCGCGTCGCAAGTATTGCCAGTTCTGCAAGGAGGATGTCGAGTTCATCGACTATAAGGACACCCAGCTCCTTCGCAAGTACATGACCGATCGCGGCAAGATCAAGCCCCGTCGCGTCACCGGCGCCTGCACGCAGCACCAGCACGACATCGCCAACGCCATCAAGCGCGCCCGCGTGATGGCTCTTCTGCCCTACACGGTACCCGTGGTATCCAACCGCGGCGGCCGTCGTCGCGACTAGAGGCACCAGGTCTCATCGTGGCCTTTAGAGACGACAAGAACTCTGACACTCAAGAAGAGACCGGTCTGGTGCGCTACGGAGAAGAACCTCCAACGCAGCCCAAACCCTCTCAGTCTCGCCCCTTTGCAAGCGCACTTATCTGGTGCGGCTTTGGAGCGGTGGCCCTCACCAGCATTGCCGCCATTGGCGTCGCTATGGTGGCCTACGGTATCTCGCGAGGGATATCCGCTAAGCTCTCCCGCTCCTATCTAGGGGCTCTGGTGGCTGCCTCTATGGCAGGCCTCATCCTGGGATGGCTTTGGGTCCAGGGCAACTTGGGTGTGGTGCTCCAAGGCGGCGTGGATCTGTGTATTGCGCTTGTGGTGGGCGCCCTGGCGGCCAAAAAGCGTGCCAACCTCACGGTGGACTACGCAGCGGCTGCACTGGCAACCCTTGCCGCCATCGGACTCAACTGGCTGGTGATGTCTCTGGTCGGCGAAGACTTCTTTGCCGCCGTCCGCAGCATCATCGACACGCAAGTCCAGGCGATCTCCGAGGCTTCCGGCCTTGAGATGGCAGCGCAGATTCGCTCTGTGACCTGGGTTATCTACCTGCTTTGGCCCTTCGCCTACTTTGTGGCAGCTGGCTTGAGTGTGCTTGCAGCCCACTTTGCAGGCTGGGTGGCCCGCGAGACTCCGGGCACTCCTCCTACCTGGAGAGCCCAAGCAGCCGATGCTCCCACCTGGGCAATGGTGGTGCTTATCGGCAGCATTGCCCTCATGGCCTTCAACTTCTTGTTTGGGCCCTTGAGCCAGGCGGCCGCCACCGTGGGCGCCAGCGCCCTTATGGCAGTGCGCTTCGTCTTCCTTTTGGAGGGCTACGGAGTCCTTATGTGGTGGCTTCAGAAGTATCAGGCCGGGTGCCTCATAAGGTTCCTGGTGATCCTTCTGGCACTGCAGCTAGAGGCATCGTTCTTTGTCGTCAGCATCCTGGGCGTCGTAGATTTCTTTGCGAACTTTCGCCACCTCGACCGTGGCGAGCCAAAGGCATCTGCCGCCTGATGGATCACAAGAGTTTTCGCCGGCCGCTTTCGGCTGGCCGATCAAAGGAGTAGTCCCATGAAAGTCATCCTTCTGGGTGAGCTCCGGGGCAAGGGCGGAGAGGGCGACATCATCGACGTCGCCCAGGGTTATGCGGAGAACTACCTGTTCCCCAACGGCATCGCCCAGCCTGCCACCCCGGGCAACATTAAGCAGCTCGAGCAGCGCCGCAACAATATTGCCCAGCGCGAGGCCAAGCGCATCACCGATGCCGAGGCCCTCCGCGAGCAAATTGACGGCAAGGTTGTAGTCGTCGACGTCAAGGTGGGCGACGAGGGCCAGCTCTTTGGCTCCGTCACCAACGCCATGGTGGGCGCTGCCCTGAAAGAGCAGTACGGCATCGAGATCGACCGCAAGCGCATCGAGATCAAGAAGCCCATCAAGACCGCTGGCCTCCACGAGGTCATCGTTTCCATCTACCGCAATATCTTCGCCACCCTGGGCGTCCAGGTGGGTCAGCCTGAGGACCTTCCCGCAGGCGACGAGGAGGTTGCCGAGTCTGAGGAGCTCGCTGTCGAAGGCGAGGCTTCTGAGGCTCCCGAGGCTGAGGCTCCCGCCGAGGCCTAGTGCACCTTGCGTTTTTATGAACGGCTTTCCTAGGGCTCCACAGAGGGCTCTAAAGAAAGCTGCCAAGAAGCCCGGCCACAGTTTCAGGGGACTTACAAGGCTCTTGTGACTGTGAGCTGGGCTTTTTCTATAGATCGATCGCCATGGGTTGTTAACAACCCCCTATTTCGACAATCCTGGGCGAGGGGTTGCCTAATTGGACACTTCAAGTCAAGGGCTATTTTTATTTATAAGGTGTGCTCTTTTTGGACAGCGACTCCCCCTTTGGCTGGGTTTTTGAAAATAACACAGCATCTACCTGGTGGTTTATGAAGGTGCGAAGCAGCTGCGAGGCGAAATCCCAGGTATTTGGGGCAACGGGGAAAGAGCGAACAATCGTTCGCAAAATGTTGAAAAGAATTTTTCCGAGGGCACTAAAACATGTTGAAAACGTTGAAAACCCAGAAAGCGGCAGGACAGAGCCTTACCCCTTAACAACATCGGCCTGTTGAGAGTGGAAAAGCAATCATATATGAAAACAACGGAGGGCTTGGTTTCGGAGTACTATGCAGTCCGTGAACTCTGGCTCAAAGGAGCGTGCAATGCCTTCAGCCTTAACCCCCGCCGGCTTTAGCGGCAGGGACGCTGCCCCCACAATGCCCCAGGATATCGAGGCAGAGCAGTCGGTGCTCTCGGCCATGCTGCTTTCCCCTGATGTATTGCAAGAATGCCTGGTAGAGCTGCGTGACGAGGACTTTTTCATGCCTCGTCACCAAACCATCTTCTCCACCTTGCGCGACATGTTTGACGCATCGCTGCCTGTCGATCCTGTGACGTTGGCGGACAGGCTCAAGTCCTCCAAGCAGCTGGAGGCCATCGGCGGCCCCCGCTACATCACGGAGATCACTTCCAACACCTTCGCGCTCTCCTCTTGGCGCCATTACATGGAGATGCTCAAGCGCGATTCCACCCTGCGCCAGCTCATCACCGCCACCGCAGAGATCTCCAGCTTGGCTTTCGACGCGCCAGAGGACACCAAAGAGGTCATCGACTCTGCAGAGCGCATGATCCTCTCTGTGACCGACCGCGACGTGCGCTCCAACTACATCACCATGCAAACGGCCATGCAGGACCTCTACCTGCAGCTTCAGGAGCAGGCGGCCGCCGGCGAGGATGCTTTAGGTGTCAAGACCGGCTTCCAGCAGCTGGACCACAAGCTGTTGGGTCTTCGCGAGGGTCAAATGGTGGTAGTGGGCGCCCGCCCTGGCGTGGGCAAGACCTCCTTCGCCCTCAACCTGGCGGTGCAGGCGGCGGAGAACGGCGCCACGGTGGCTTTCTTCTCTCTGGAGATGAGCTCTACAGAGATCGCCCAGCGACTGCTGGCTGCACGCTCTGCGGTGGGCTTGCAAAAGATCCGCAGCGCCAACATCTCCGGTGAGGAGTGGCCTGCGCTGCTCCAGGCCTCCGAGGAGATCTCCAAGCTTGACATCCTTATCGATGACACCCCCGGCACCACCGTCACCGAGGTGCGCGCCAAGGCCCGCCGCATGCTCCATAACAAGGAGAAGGCAGTGGTCATCCTGGACTACCTCCAGCTGGTGAGCCCGCCACCCTCCAAGCGCTCGGACTCCCGCGCCACCGAGGTCTCGGAGATGAGCCGCGGCATCAAGATCATGGCCAAAGACCTAGGGGTGCCCGTCATCGCCCTCTCGCAGCTCTCTCGTCAATCGGAAAACCGCACCGGCAAGCGCCCTCAGCTCTCCGATCTGCGTGAGTCCGGCGCCATCGAGCAGGACGCAGACATCGTCATCCTGCTGGACCGCTCCACCACCCCCGAGGAGGCCGAGCGAAAAGACCGCCCCGACGAGGGCATCACCGAGTTCATCGTCGCCAAGAACCGTTCCGGCCCCGTGGGCACCATCGAGATGGTGTTTCTCAAAGACCAAACCAAGTTCATGGAGCTGGACCGCACCCATGCCGACATGGCGCCTCCAGCCTAGCTTTTCTGACGCCTTGCGTTGTGCCTTCAGAGCAGGACGTCCCTCCACTATACTGAGGAATGATGCTGCGCCGTCACGGAGGGCGGCGCTAAAGAGTTTGAGGGGGAAGAAAACCAATGGCCTCGACGATTCTTGTGGGTACCCAGTGGGGCGATGAGGGAAAAGGCAAGGTCACAGACCTCATCTCCGGCGAGTACGATGTGGTATGTCGCTGCCAAGGCGGCGCCAACGCCGGTCATACCGTGGTAGCCAACGGTCATAAGTTTGGACTGCACCAGATCCCTTCGGGCGTTATGTATGAGGGCGTCGTGCCTGTCATCGGCAACGGCTGCATCGTCGACCCCTCGGTGGTGCTCGAAGAATTCGCCACCCTCGACGAGCAGGGCGTCTCCTATCACAACCTCAAGATCAGCGGCAACGCCCACATCGTGATGCCCTATCACAAGGATCTTGACGGGGCCAACGAGCGCCGCCTGGGCAAGAACCTCATCGGCACCACCCGCCGCGGCGTAGGCCCCTGCTATTCCGACAAGGTCTCCCGCATAGGCCTGCGCATGCAGGACATGCTGGATGAGAAGATCTTCCGCGAGAAGCTGGAGACCGCCCTTGCCGAGAAGAACCCCATCCTCGAGAAGATCTATGGCCTTCCTGGCTACACGGTGGATCAGATCTGCGAGACCTACCTGCCCTATGCCGAGCGCCTGCGCCCCTACATCATCGAGAGCTCCCGCTACTTGAACGAGGCCATCACCGAGGGCAAGAACATCTTGTTCGAGGGCTCCCAGGCCACCATGCTCGACATCGACTTTGGCACCTATCCCTTTGTGACCAGCTCAAACTGCACGGCTGGCGGCGCCATCACCGGCTCTGGCGTGGGCCCCAAGCACATCGATCGCGTGTTGGGCATCGCCAAGGCCTACCTCACCCGCGTGGGCTCCGGCCCGTTCCCCACCGAGCTCCCTCAGGGAGACGAGATCGGCGAGCTTCTGTGCGAGGTGGGCCACGAGTACGGCGTGACCACCGGCCGCAAGCGTCGCTGCGGCTGGTACGACGCCGTGGTGGTCAACTATGCCGCCCGCGTCAACGGACTCACCGATCTGGCGGTCACCAAGCTGGACGTCTTGAGCGTGCTGGACACCATCAAGGTGTGCATCGCCTACGACGTGGATGGTGTGCGCTACACCACCGTGCCCGAGCACCAGTCGCTCTTCTACAAGGCCAAGCCCGTCTATATCGAGCTGCCCGGCTGGAAGTGCGACATCTCAGGCGTGCGTAACTACACCGATCTGCCCCGCGAGGCCAAAGACTACATCGACCTCATCGAGCGCCTCTCGGGCGTGCCGGTCTCCCTTATCGCGGTAGGCCCTGATCGCGAGCAAACCATCAATCGCCACTGGCGCTAAGCCATAGCGTCTGCCCGCAGGATTCGCGAGAGGAGGGCCTCTGTGTTTCGCATCGTCTGTGATACGTTGTCCGATTTTCCCAAGGAGTGGTGCGAAGCCCACGATGTCCACCTGGTAGCCATGCACCTGCGAGGCAAGTATAAGGATGAGCTCGATGTGCTGGGCGTCCATCCGGCCGACGTCTACGTAGACCTGGCAGCCAAGGGCATCTTGCGCCTGTCGCAGCCTTCGGCTGCCGAGTTCATGGAGGTCTTCAACCAGCTCATCGATCAAAGCGACGATCCCATCATCTGTATCACAGCCTCTTCTGCTCTGGTGCAGGTGTTTGATAATGCGGTGGCCGCTGCCCGAGAGGTAAAGAAGCGCTGCCAGGTGGCCGTGATCGACTCAAAGCTGGTCTCTGCCGGCGAAGCCATGGTGGTGGCAGACCTGGTTCATGCCCGTCAAGTAGGTATGAGCTTCGAAGAGGCCATCGAGCATGTGCAGCAGCTTATCCCTAGGGTCACCGTGCTGTTCATCACCCCGCCAGGGGCCGCGCTCTACAACCATACCCGCTCCAACCCCTTAAAGCGCTTGCGCACCATCGTGGACGGCTGGACGGGATCCTACGGGTTTGTGGCCATGGACGGCCGCGGGCACCTCACCCGCGTGGGGCACCACGGTGACCAGCGGCTTTTGGCGGGACGCATTGCTCGGCTTATGAGCTTGGATGCCCAGAGAGAAGGGCCTCTGCGCTACATAGAGGTGTCGGTGGGCTTTCCCAGAAACCTGTCGATCCTGGAAAAGCCGCTGGATACCAATGAGTTCACCTCCACGCGATCCACGGTGATAAATGCCTCGGGATCGGTGGCGGTGGCGTTGGGTTTGGGGGCCATGGGCATTGCTTACGCGCCCGTGCGCTATCTGGTGCATGAGTCCTCGGAGACAGATCCCCTGAAGGATCTGGAGAGCTTGGAGAGAGAAGGGCTTGTCGCCCACGCGGACGACAACCTTTGAGAGAGGAGAGTCGCTGTGGATGTTCTGCTTTTGGGTGCCGGTGGCCGAGAAGATGCCCTCTTGAGGGCAATGGCAGCTTCGCCTGCGGCTGGGCAGCTGTGGGTGGCCCCGGGAAACGGCGGCATGAACGAGATCGCCCAAGTGGCGCCCATCGATCCTGAAGATGGCGTCCAGGTGACTCTCTTTGCTAGAGATCACGATATCGACCTGGTGGTCATTGGCCCTGAGGCTCCACTGGTGGCCGGCGTGGCAGACAACCTGCGCGACGCGGGCATCGCCGTCTTTGGTCCCAGCGGCGCTGCGGCCCAGATGGAGGGTTCCAAGAAGTTCGCTAAAGAGGTCATGGCAAAAGCCCATGTGCCTACGGCAGCCTATGAGGCCTTCGACAACGAGGCCGACGCCCTGGCGTACCTGGAGAAGGTGGGCGCCCCGGTGGTGGTCAAGGCTGATGGCTTGGCTGCGGGCAAAGGCGTGGTAGTGGCGCAAACCCTGGAAGAAGCCCAGGACGCGGTGGCTTCGTGTTTCTCGGGAGCCTTTGGCGAGGCGGGATCCACCGTGGTCATCGAAGAGTTTCTCAAGGGGCCAGAGGTCTCGCTGCTCTCGGTGACAGACGGCACCACCGTAGTGCCCTTGGCCACCGCCCAAGACCACAAGCGGGCGGGGGAGGGCGACACCGGCCCCAACACCGGCGGCATGGGCGTCTACTCTCCGGTACCCTTTGTGACCCCGCAGGAGCAGGCGCAAATGGAGACCATCAACGAGAAGGTCGTCCGCACGCTGGCGGCCCAAGGCATCCCCTATCAGGGCGTGCTCTACGGCGGCTTCATGCTCACCGCCCAAGGCCCCAAAGTGCTGGAGTTCAATGCCCGCTTTGGCGACCCGGAGACCCAGGTCATCGTGCCGCGCTTCAAGGGCGATTTCCTGCAGTTCCTCTATGGGGCCGCCACAGGCGCGCTGGACCAGGTGCCCATGGGTTGGGATGTGCGCTGGGCGGTTTCGGTGGTGCTGGTGAGCGAGGGTTATCCCGGCGCCTATGAGAAGGGCAAGGTCATCACCGGCATCGACGAGGCTGAGGCCCTTGACGGCGTCACGGTCTATCACGCGGGCACGGCTAAGAACGACCAAGGCGAGCTGGTGACCGCCGGAGGCCGTGTGCTGGACGTCACTGCCATGGCGCCCACTTTTGAAGAGGCTCGGGCACTGGCCTATGAGGCGGCTGAGAAGATCCAGTTTGAGGGAAAGACCCTTCGTCATGACATCGGGGCTCGTGCCGCCAAAGGGCGCGACGCCTGGGAGGTATAGCCCATGGGCAAAGAAGAGCTACAGGAGACCCAAGAAGTGGAAGCCTGCGTGGATGGCGCACCCGAAGCTGCCACCTTGGAGGTGGCTGAGGCAGACTATCTGGCCGACGGCGACAGGGACGCAGTAGGCGAGGGTCATCATTCCGGCATGCCCTGCCGCCGCCACTTCGTGCCCGGGGGCGACGATCCTCGAGACGCCGCCATCTCCGAGACCATCTGCGGCGAGGAGCGCGCCTGGAACGGCAAGATCTTTGGGATCGACGTGCTCAAGGTGGAGCTTCCTGACGGCCGCCCAGCCCGTCGCGATGTGGTGCGCCATCCAGGCGCGGTGGCCATTGTGGCGCTTACCGACGATGGCCGCATCTGCCTGGTGCGCCAGTTCCGCACCGCGCTGGACCGCGTCACCGTGGAGGTGCCGGCCGGCAAGCTGGACCCCGGCGAGGACCCTCTGGCCTGCGCTCATCGAGAGCTGTTAGAGGAGACCGGTTTCAGGGCGCAAAACATGGGCTACTTGACGTCCATCGTGACCTCGGCGGGTTTCTCGGATGAGATCATCCACATCTATATGGCCACCGGGCTTGTCTTTGCCGCTTCAGATCCTGATGCCGACGAGTTTTTGAATGTCGACCTAGTAGACACCGGCGAGTTCATCGACGCGGTGCTCGACGGCAAGGTAGAAGATGCAAAAACCGTGGTGGGGGCTCTGGCGGTGGACGCCATCAGCCGCAGGCTTGAGTAGTGAGCTGTCGAGAAGACTTCAGATCTCTAGGGTTTAAACAAGTTAATGCTCACAGGGAAGTGTGAGAACGCAGAGCGCACCGTGGGGTGCGCTCTTTAGATTGAGCGTACCGCCTAGAAGGTGTGTATATTCTAGGGCCAGGGCAAGGCCTAGGCCACTTTGACCGGACGGACCCCGATAAAAACGGTCAAACGCGTGAGCCAACTCCACTTCATCGGGGATTTCTCCGTCATTTATCACCGTGATTGTCACAGCGTTGTCATGTATAGACCCATGGATTTCCACATGGCTTTGGGCATGTCGCACGGCGTTAGATGCCATGTTTGACAGGATGGAATAGAGCATTCGGTAATCGGAAACTACGTGCAGTTCCTGGGGGAGCTCGGGGATGAGGAGAATGCCCTTTTCGGTGGCTATTGGTGCGATATCTGTAAGGGTGTCATAGGCAATCTCTCGAAGATCTGTTGGAGCAAAGACGGGTGTTGCAACCATAGAGTCGACGCGTGAGAGCTCGAGTATGTCGTCGACCATCCTTTTCATTCTCAAGACTTCTCGTTCGATAACAAGGCATCCTTCGTTGAGGCTCACGAAGCCGTTTTGTAGCTGCGCGTTGTATCCTTCGATGGCCATTAAGGGGGTCTTAAGCTCATGGGATGCATTGGCAAAAAAGTCACGAGATCCCTTTTCGGCATTGGCAATTTGATTCCTCACAAATCGGCCGCCCAAGATCAGGATGGTCGCGGTTATGAGGCAAAGGCCGAGCATCACCATGGTACTTTGATTGAGAACTCCGTAGAGCGCTGTGGCATCAAACGCGTAAAGTGTAGTGGTGTGGTCACTGGGGAGGTGCTCACGGCTTGTTCCCGGGGCTACCCAAAAGATGTAGTCATGGCTTTGTATCAAGCGCATCTCTCCAGCTTTCCATTGGAAAGCCTCTTCTGTATAGGCTCGGGCGATATCCCATTGTATTTGGTTTGCGGTGTCAAGAGAGGGAAGCGCGGTCACGGCCAGCACATCACCGTCTTTGGCTTTTACCCAGAGGATCGTTGCTGGAGCTGTGGTGGTTTGACTTGAGGAGGCTCCCGCAGCTGTCTCTATGGATAAACGGGCCTCATCTATGATGTTGATGTTTTGAGCCACATAGAGTGTCAGTACCAGCAAAAGCGAGGCTAAGGCGCCGCAGACAGTGAAGGTTGTGAGATGGGCTTTGGGGGTACGGGCACTCACGGCATATCCCTCTTGCTCAGGCGGTAGCCGTAGCCCCATACCGTTTGGTTTATAACATTGGCATGGGCCTTTAGTAGCTTCTCTCTAAGATGACGATTGGCTTCGTCGGCTGCACGCGATTGGGTCGCATCTGAAAAGCCCCATAGCTCTTTGAGGAGCTCTTGACGCGTGATAGCTCGGTTCTTGTGCTTGAGATAGTACGCAAGCAAGCGAAATTCTGTCGGTGTCAGATGAAGCGGGGTTTGTTCCACAAGAACCCCTCGTGTTTGTTCATCGAGAGCGATGTTGCCAAAGTACAGCCGCCGCGCCGGCATATGCATAGGCTCCCGGCGTAGCATGGCTCGGATTTTTGCCATGAGAAGCTGAGGCTTGAAAGGCTTAGTTATATAGTCGTCGGCGCCTCTGTCGAGATCCTGGCAAAACTGGGCATCGCTGTCGCAGGCGGTGAGAAGGATGATGGGAATGGAGGAGATCTCCCTCAGACGATCGAGAACAGAGATCCCGTCGATTCCAGGCATCATTATGTCAAGGACTACAAGATCACAAGGCTTTTCCTGAAAGGTATGCAAGAGGGATTCTCCGCAAGAGAATCCCTGGCCGTCATAACCTTCCTGCGCGAGAAAAGAACTTAGTGTTTTGCGCACGGCCTGCTCGTCGTCAGCGTAATAGATGAGACTCACTATGAGACCTGACTGTCGTTAACGAGGCAAACCTTGGTAGCGCTGTGAAGAGCTTCCTCGTGCTTGAAAGTGGGGTCTCCAAAATCAAAAGGCCCCGTCCAATGTACAAGTACCTCTGCTCCAGGCTCTATGTCATATACATTGATCCCCTGTCCGTCCTCGGTGGTGGCAGGAGTGTCTCCTGAGATCTCAAAGATGGAAAAATCATGGTCGCTGGCAGGGCCGCTTTGATAGACATAGACGTTGGGGTTCGAAGAGATGCGATCGTCATTGATAAGCGCCGTGCTTTTTACCACGAGGCGTTGCGGAGTCCGAGCTAAGACTGTTCCACGAAGGACACATTCGGCGTTCTCGTCGTAATCCGTGCGGGCATCTCCACTTGGTCGCACGGTTTGAGCATGGTTTGCATCAGGGGTGACATTGGCTTTAGGCGAGAGAGGCGCTGAGCAGCCACAAAGCGCGGTGAATGCAAAAAGCACCATGAAGGCCTTTAGGATGTTCGTCGATGTGGCCATATAAGCTCACCTCTTTCATGGGGAGGATGGCCCTGCAGAACAGGGACATCCTATAGGTATAAGTGACTGTTAGGTATTAGGGATAGATATAGTTAAACGCCGTTTTGGTCCCGAATCCATTTTTGTGATAGGTGGCGACTACTTGGGCCCGGGCCCCATGTTCTTGGATATATACATTTATATTTACATTAGAGATTCCGGCGCCAATGATTGCATAGGATTTGCTAAGAATGCCCGAGATTCGGCCAGATACAACAGAATAGGTGACCGTGACATTAACGTCCCCAAGGTTCACGGTGTCAGTAAGATGCATTGCAGGACGTCTGGTGATGGATTCTGCAGTAGAGACCGATGTGGCAATTGGCTGTGCGATAGCCATGCAAGGGCTAAGTGCCATAAGGAAGGAAGCGGCAACCAACGGGATAAGATGCTTGTTTCGCATGGGATTTTCCTTTGATCGCTGGTTGGCAGGATAAAGGCTGTATCACGAAGTAATCCGGATCCTCGTTAATTAGAGTACATAAATTTGTTTTCAGACATGAGAATAAAAACCCTTGAAATTGCAATGGTTTCTCATTGGTAGCCATAGATGTATGGCTTCTTGCGCGTAAAGGATCTTGGATCTGTGAAAAATAATCCGCAGGGCAGTGAGGTACAGTCACATAAGTGCCGCTGCGTTTGGAAGGAATAGCTCTGTGTCGTCCAAAAACCCCTCGTTGTTCCGATCGTTTCTGTCCTACTACCATCCCTGGCGAGGGCTCTTTTGGGCCGACACGGTCTGCGCCATCCTCCAAGCAGCGGTAGACCTGGCCTTTCCCA harbors:
- a CDS encoding adenylosuccinate synthase translates to MASTILVGTQWGDEGKGKVTDLISGEYDVVCRCQGGANAGHTVVANGHKFGLHQIPSGVMYEGVVPVIGNGCIVDPSVVLEEFATLDEQGVSYHNLKISGNAHIVMPYHKDLDGANERRLGKNLIGTTRRGVGPCYSDKVSRIGLRMQDMLDEKIFREKLETALAEKNPILEKIYGLPGYTVDQICETYLPYAERLRPYIIESSRYLNEAITEGKNILFEGSQATMLDIDFGTYPFVTSSNCTAGGAITGSGVGPKHIDRVLGIAKAYLTRVGSGPFPTELPQGDEIGELLCEVGHEYGVTTGRKRRCGWYDAVVVNYAARVNGLTDLAVTKLDVLSVLDTIKVCIAYDVDGVRYTTVPEHQSLFYKAKPVYIELPGWKCDISGVRNYTDLPREAKDYIDLIERLSGVPVSLIAVGPDREQTINRHWR
- a CDS encoding DegV family protein gives rise to the protein MFRIVCDTLSDFPKEWCEAHDVHLVAMHLRGKYKDELDVLGVHPADVYVDLAAKGILRLSQPSAAEFMEVFNQLIDQSDDPIICITASSALVQVFDNAVAAAREVKKRCQVAVIDSKLVSAGEAMVVADLVHARQVGMSFEEAIEHVQQLIPRVTVLFITPPGAALYNHTRSNPLKRLRTIVDGWTGSYGFVAMDGRGHLTRVGHHGDQRLLAGRIARLMSLDAQREGPLRYIEVSVGFPRNLSILEKPLDTNEFTSTRSTVINASGSVAVALGLGAMGIAYAPVRYLVHESSETDPLKDLESLEREGLVAHADDNL
- the purD gene encoding phosphoribosylamine--glycine ligase, encoding MDVLLLGAGGREDALLRAMAASPAAGQLWVAPGNGGMNEIAQVAPIDPEDGVQVTLFARDHDIDLVVIGPEAPLVAGVADNLRDAGIAVFGPSGAAAQMEGSKKFAKEVMAKAHVPTAAYEAFDNEADALAYLEKVGAPVVVKADGLAAGKGVVVAQTLEEAQDAVASCFSGAFGEAGSTVVIEEFLKGPEVSLLSVTDGTTVVPLATAQDHKRAGEGDTGPNTGGMGVYSPVPFVTPQEQAQMETINEKVVRTLAAQGIPYQGVLYGGFMLTAQGPKVLEFNARFGDPETQVIVPRFKGDFLQFLYGAATGALDQVPMGWDVRWAVSVVLVSEGYPGAYEKGKVITGIDEAEALDGVTVYHAGTAKNDQGELVTAGGRVLDVTAMAPTFEEARALAYEAAEKIQFEGKTLRHDIGARAAKGRDAWEV
- a CDS encoding NUDIX domain-containing protein translates to MGKEELQETQEVEACVDGAPEAATLEVAEADYLADGDRDAVGEGHHSGMPCRRHFVPGGDDPRDAAISETICGEERAWNGKIFGIDVLKVELPDGRPARRDVVRHPGAVAIVALTDDGRICLVRQFRTALDRVTVEVPAGKLDPGEDPLACAHRELLEETGFRAQNMGYLTSIVTSAGFSDEIIHIYMATGLVFAASDPDADEFLNVDLVDTGEFIDAVLDGKVEDAKTVVGALAVDAISRRLE
- a CDS encoding sensor histidine kinase yields the protein MSARTPKAHLTTFTVCGALASLLLVLTLYVAQNINIIDEARLSIETAAGASSSQTTTAPATILWVKAKDGDVLAVTALPSLDTANQIQWDIARAYTEEAFQWKAGEMRLIQSHDYIFWVAPGTSREHLPSDHTTTLYAFDATALYGVLNQSTMVMLGLCLITATILILGGRFVRNQIANAEKGSRDFFANASHELKTPLMAIEGYNAQLQNGFVSLNEGCLVIEREVLRMKRMVDDILELSRVDSMVATPVFAPTDLREIAYDTLTDIAPIATEKGILLIPELPQELHVVSDYRMLYSILSNMASNAVRHAQSHVEIHGSIHDNAVTITVINDGEIPDEVELAHAFDRFYRGPSGQSGLGLALALEYTHLLGGTLNLKSAPHGALCVLTLPCEH
- a CDS encoding response regulator transcription factor, encoding MSLIYYADDEQAVRKTLSSFLAQEGYDGQGFSCGESLLHTFQEKPCDLVVLDIMMPGIDGISVLDRLREISSIPIILLTACDSDAQFCQDLDRGADDYITKPFKPQLLMAKIRAMLRREPMHMPARRLYFGNIALDEQTRGVLVEQTPLHLTPTEFRLLAYYLKHKNRAITRQELLKELWGFSDATQSRAADEANRHLREKLLKAHANVINQTVWGYGYRLSKRDMP